A genomic stretch from Novosphingobium resinovorum includes:
- a CDS encoding AAA family ATPase has translation MASLSPDLGSTTKELITRYYHMASMVLSKLQERNIQHNPPRSGPTFTISQAASLVGRSASAIRIAEAEGRLPHQERNMTGRRKGYTLKDLDTMRQVFDTRPWREETDPPAIIACQNFKGGVGKSTIAVHMAQYLAIHGYRVLLIDADAQASATMQFGYIPDKDLDELDSIYALLQGKPERGIAQIIRKTHFHNLDLIPANLKLYNAEYEVAARIGVHGFNVLTTLARDIHKVAGNYDVIVMDPPPALGMVSLSVMYAANALLIPVPPSIVDFASTTAFLGMLEETMGALGEHDIQPEYGFVGMVISKSEANIESQRQIVDITNTVFGRSVFSQELRSSAEFNNAASQLKTVFDLTSSTTNHAVRTRCLNQLNQLGWELEENIKKLWPSRHGLD, from the coding sequence ATGGCGTCCCTTTCCCCTGATTTGGGCAGCACAACCAAAGAGTTGATCACCCGGTATTATCACATGGCGAGCATGGTGCTGAGCAAGCTCCAGGAGCGCAACATTCAGCACAACCCACCCCGCAGCGGGCCGACGTTCACAATTTCACAGGCCGCCAGCCTTGTCGGTCGTTCCGCATCGGCGATCCGGATCGCTGAGGCAGAGGGTCGTCTCCCACATCAAGAGCGCAATATGACCGGGCGCCGGAAGGGCTATACGCTCAAGGACCTCGACACGATGCGCCAAGTCTTCGACACGCGTCCTTGGCGCGAGGAGACCGATCCGCCGGCAATCATAGCATGCCAGAACTTCAAAGGCGGCGTCGGCAAGTCGACAATTGCCGTGCATATGGCGCAGTATCTTGCGATACATGGCTATCGCGTGCTGTTGATCGATGCTGATGCGCAGGCATCTGCGACAATGCAGTTCGGATATATTCCGGACAAGGATCTCGACGAACTCGACAGCATTTACGCCCTGCTGCAGGGCAAGCCTGAGAGGGGCATCGCCCAGATCATTCGGAAAACCCACTTCCATAATCTTGATCTGATACCGGCTAATCTCAAGCTCTATAACGCGGAATATGAAGTTGCTGCCCGCATCGGTGTCCACGGCTTCAACGTGCTCACGACCCTTGCGCGCGACATCCATAAGGTGGCAGGCAACTACGATGTCATCGTGATGGATCCCCCGCCGGCGCTCGGCATGGTTTCGCTCTCGGTTATGTACGCTGCGAACGCGCTGCTCATCCCGGTTCCGCCCAGCATTGTCGATTTCGCCTCAACGACTGCGTTTTTGGGCATGCTTGAAGAGACGATGGGCGCACTGGGTGAGCACGATATCCAGCCGGAGTATGGGTTCGTGGGAATGGTGATTTCCAAGAGCGAGGCGAACATCGAGTCTCAAAGGCAGATTGTAGACATCACCAATACGGTGTTCGGACGCAGTGTATTTTCGCAGGAGCTTCGGAGCTCTGCGGAGTTCAACAATGCCGCCAGCCAGTTGAAGACGGTCTTCGACCTGACGTCTTCAACGACGAACCACGCGGTCAGAACCCGCTGCCTCAATCAGCTCAACCAGCTTGGCTGGGAGCTTGAGGAAAACATCAAGAAACTTTGGCCATCGAGACATGGGCTCGACTGA
- a CDS encoding ParB/RepB/Spo0J family partition protein → MARKPGFGASIASEVVEAFGHGDAPSLPTGDVLVSRGKALSKLGADVQYEQYEWVDPVLCKPSNQNARRYDELTYEDCEELIQSIRSEGRQRMPAIVRRTEDPAAPYEIVAGSRRHFAISWLRANNYPDFKYLIDVQPLDDEAAFRLSDLENRARADVSDLERARSYQMALRSHYKSDTAAMAERLGVARATIYRYTALADLDQVFVSAFGDPKSVTVSHPRAIASIIKEGGEVAQRVRDEAIRLAGLQALRLNEGVSLMAPAEVIAAFRNAARPPKPSVIENTTFTIGAADGGEILTYTKASRKKGMTITLPPKLSAGRSEVEAAFQLLLDELFGAPEA, encoded by the coding sequence ATGGCGCGCAAACCGGGTTTTGGGGCTTCTATTGCCTCGGAGGTCGTTGAGGCGTTTGGCCACGGCGATGCACCTTCCCTTCCGACAGGCGATGTACTGGTCAGTCGCGGCAAGGCGCTGAGCAAACTCGGTGCTGACGTGCAGTATGAGCAGTACGAATGGGTGGATCCCGTGCTCTGCAAACCGTCGAACCAGAATGCTCGACGCTATGACGAGCTTACCTACGAGGATTGCGAGGAACTGATTCAGTCGATCCGGTCCGAAGGGCGGCAGCGGATGCCGGCAATCGTTCGCCGCACGGAGGATCCTGCAGCGCCATACGAGATTGTTGCAGGTTCGCGCAGGCACTTTGCCATCAGCTGGCTTCGAGCGAATAACTATCCCGACTTCAAATACCTGATTGATGTTCAGCCCCTCGACGACGAGGCGGCGTTTCGGCTGAGCGATCTGGAGAACAGAGCGCGCGCCGATGTCTCTGATCTCGAGCGAGCACGAAGCTACCAGATGGCACTTCGCTCTCACTACAAGAGCGATACCGCAGCGATGGCTGAGCGCCTAGGCGTGGCGCGTGCCACGATCTACCGCTACACGGCGCTTGCCGACCTGGATCAAGTCTTTGTTTCCGCCTTTGGTGATCCGAAGTCGGTGACAGTCTCTCATCCGCGCGCCATCGCTTCGATCATCAAGGAAGGGGGAGAAGTCGCACAGCGGGTACGCGACGAGGCCATCCGGCTCGCCGGCCTGCAAGCGTTGCGTCTCAACGAGGGGGTATCGCTTATGGCACCAGCTGAGGTGATTGCGGCGTTCAGGAATGCTGCCAGGCCGCCAAAGCCTTCCGTGATCGAGAATACCACCTTCACCATTGGTGCAGCCGATGGCGGGGAAATCCTCACGTACACCAAGGCATCGAGGAAAAAAGGAATGACGATCACGTTGCCGCCAAAGTTAAGCGCCGGTCGATCGGAGGTGGAGGCAGCGTTCCAACTCTTACTCGACGAGTTGTTTGGTGCGCCCGAAGCCTGA
- a CDS encoding tyrosine-type recombinase/integrase has protein sequence MSVHQPNPVSGTETLGSAGHASLLGAAGRHDGTGAGGALVPLITSLRTAEQVVVDAGLLEAFQAAASKHTLAALRSDLSAFDLWCRQHRRITVPARSEDVADYLKRRGGQGARPASLARYKASIARLHQLLGLIDPTTAPLVKLTLAAIRKEKGVAQRQAAPLRFKGPVSDIERDLARGLNLRALLESCGEDLVGLRDRALLSLAYDTGLRASELVAVEVGHILPAIDPDARLLAIPRSKSDSEGEGATAFLSPRTVRAVKAWLDAAEISEGAVFRRVFVRRYKARARIPGRDLATLSGREGYHWRKALPQPAVAARTEYSVGDAALHPGSIGPIWRAIIRRAFEKGALPDLTRDDLEHWLKRISGHSTRVGLNQDLFASGEDLAGIMDALRWKSPRMPLVYNRNLAAEHGAAGRLMRKLG, from the coding sequence ATGAGCGTGCACCAGCCAAACCCAGTCTCCGGTACCGAAACACTTGGCTCCGCCGGGCACGCCAGCCTTCTCGGTGCGGCGGGTCGCCATGATGGAACAGGGGCGGGCGGCGCCCTGGTGCCGCTGATCACGTCGCTCCGGACGGCGGAGCAGGTTGTCGTGGATGCGGGTTTGCTCGAAGCGTTCCAGGCGGCGGCTTCGAAACATACGCTCGCAGCGCTGCGCTCGGATCTCTCCGCTTTCGATCTGTGGTGCCGCCAGCATCGCCGCATCACCGTGCCGGCACGATCGGAGGACGTTGCGGACTATCTCAAGCGCCGCGGCGGGCAGGGGGCCCGCCCGGCCTCGCTGGCCCGCTACAAGGCGTCGATCGCGCGGCTGCACCAACTACTTGGCCTCATCGATCCCACAACGGCTCCGCTGGTCAAGCTGACGCTGGCGGCAATCCGTAAGGAAAAGGGGGTGGCCCAGCGCCAGGCGGCGCCGCTGCGATTCAAGGGACCTGTCTCCGACATCGAACGCGACCTGGCACGGGGTCTCAATCTTCGTGCGCTGCTGGAAAGCTGCGGTGAGGACCTCGTCGGCCTGCGCGATCGCGCCCTCCTCAGTCTGGCCTACGATACAGGGCTCCGGGCCAGCGAACTGGTCGCCGTCGAAGTCGGGCACATCCTCCCTGCCATCGACCCCGATGCGCGGCTGCTTGCGATCCCGCGCAGCAAGAGCGATAGCGAAGGGGAGGGGGCTACCGCTTTCCTCAGCCCTCGCACCGTGCGTGCGGTCAAAGCTTGGCTGGACGCGGCCGAGATCAGTGAGGGCGCGGTGTTCCGCCGGGTGTTCGTGCGCCGCTACAAGGCGAGGGCCCGCATACCCGGCCGCGATCTGGCGACGCTGTCCGGGCGCGAAGGGTATCACTGGCGCAAGGCACTGCCCCAACCTGCCGTGGCGGCCCGCACCGAATACAGTGTCGGCGATGCCGCGCTTCATCCCGGCTCGATCGGGCCGATCTGGCGCGCGATCATCCGGCGGGCGTTCGAGAAGGGGGCCTTGCCTGATCTGACCCGCGACGATCTGGAGCACTGGCTGAAGCGCATCAGTGGGCACTCCACGCGTGTTGGCCTCAATCAGGACCTTTTCGCGAGTGGTGAGGATCTCGCGGGCATCATGGACGCGCTGCGCTGGAAGAGCCCGCGCATGCCGCTCGTCTACAACCGCAACCTCGCGGCCGAGCACGGCGCGGCAGGGCGGCTGATGCGAAAACTCGGCTGA
- a CDS encoding pyridoxamine 5'-phosphate oxidase family protein: MSTDTQKLKQHLWEKIEKGPFLMVGLADGKSHSEPLTAQLDKDQVDTIWFFIGKDNRLAGGGAAMAQFVSKGQDFFACLSGRVELDTNPAMVDKLWSNAVEAWFPGGKTDPNLALLRFDIDEAELWESDVSLTGKLKMLFGGKIRGDEAGSHAVVANTKI; this comes from the coding sequence ATGTCGACTGACACACAAAAGCTGAAGCAACACCTTTGGGAAAAGATCGAAAAGGGCCCTTTCCTGATGGTCGGCCTTGCCGATGGGAAGAGCCATTCCGAACCGTTGACGGCGCAGCTCGACAAGGATCAGGTCGACACCATCTGGTTCTTCATCGGTAAGGACAATCGCCTTGCCGGCGGCGGCGCTGCGATGGCGCAATTCGTTTCGAAGGGTCAGGATTTCTTCGCGTGTCTGTCGGGCCGCGTCGAATTGGATACCAACCCTGCCATGGTCGACAAGCTGTGGTCGAACGCTGTCGAAGCTTGGTTTCCCGGAGGAAAGACGGATCCCAATCTTGCGTTGCTTCGCTTCGATATCGATGAAGCTGAGCTATGGGAATCCGATGTGTCGCTGACCGGCAAGCTGAAGATGCTCTTCGGCGGTAAGATCAGAGGCGATGAAGCGGGTAGCCACGCCGTAGTAGCGAACACTAAAATCTGA
- a CDS encoding cupin domain-containing protein: MKIQSFILTENGWVPNNARLPVVNYSAALDSDEPYLADRFEALFGGHGWPADWRDGIFDYRHYHSTAHEVLGVFSGSATLEIGGPHGRRIEVLAGDALMLPAGTGHRCLSANEDFKVVGAYPQGQDWDICREAADDATRARIAALPDPPYDPVTGERGARTGP; encoded by the coding sequence ATGAAAATCCAGAGCTTCATACTTACCGAGAATGGCTGGGTGCCCAACAACGCTCGGCTTCCGGTAGTTAATTATAGTGCGGCGCTGGATAGTGATGAGCCATACCTAGCGGATCGCTTCGAAGCGCTATTCGGCGGGCATGGCTGGCCAGCGGACTGGCGCGACGGGATTTTCGACTATCGCCATTACCACTCGACCGCGCATGAGGTGCTCGGCGTGTTTTCCGGTTCGGCAACGCTGGAAATCGGTGGACCACACGGACGCCGGATCGAGGTATTAGCTGGCGATGCGCTGATGCTGCCTGCCGGCACCGGGCACCGCTGCCTTTCCGCAAACGAGGATTTCAAAGTGGTCGGGGCTTATCCGCAAGGGCAGGACTGGGATATATGCCGGGAGGCTGCGGACGATGCCACGCGGGCTCGGATCGCCGCGCTGCCTGACCCCCCCTACGATCCCGTTACCGGTGAGCGGGGTGCGCGCACCGGCCCGTGA
- a CDS encoding iron-containing redox enzyme family protein, with the protein MLAFAAQSDRSTDSYFSDDFQQSLAVWNRKRLAPQFPGQNWREELQNDARMQMLEGEFIEHMRGLVQKQAMEAPTDPTGFVEWFENLAETGPGQNDPLFPWLAEAAARDDLRWFFEQEAAGEAGFDDLVAMTQIKLPEQAKMELARNYWDEMGCGNPKGMHGPMLQIVAEALDVEPSIQSTVSESLALANAMTAMATTRRYAWHSVGALGVIELTAPGRSALVAKGLRRIGLSNRERRYFDLHAVLDVKHSQTWNQEALRPLISEDGNRAAAIAEGALIRLLCGKMCFERYRLKLWANGTDRSLAA; encoded by the coding sequence ATGCTGGCCTTTGCCGCCCAATCCGATCGGTCGACCGATTCTTACTTTTCCGACGACTTTCAGCAATCGCTGGCTGTCTGGAATCGGAAACGACTTGCACCCCAGTTTCCCGGCCAGAACTGGCGCGAAGAGCTGCAAAACGACGCGCGGATGCAGATGCTCGAAGGGGAATTCATCGAGCACATGCGTGGGCTGGTCCAAAAGCAGGCGATGGAAGCACCCACTGATCCGACCGGGTTTGTCGAGTGGTTCGAGAACCTCGCGGAAACCGGACCGGGGCAGAACGATCCCTTGTTCCCCTGGCTCGCCGAAGCGGCCGCCCGTGACGATTTGAGGTGGTTCTTTGAGCAGGAGGCTGCGGGCGAAGCTGGTTTCGACGACTTGGTGGCGATGACGCAGATCAAGCTTCCCGAACAGGCGAAAATGGAGCTGGCCCGCAATTACTGGGACGAGATGGGCTGCGGCAATCCCAAAGGTATGCATGGCCCCATGCTGCAGATCGTTGCTGAAGCACTCGATGTAGAACCTTCGATACAATCGACTGTGTCGGAAAGCCTTGCACTTGCGAACGCCATGACGGCAATGGCCACGACACGGCGCTACGCCTGGCATTCTGTGGGGGCGCTGGGGGTGATCGAACTGACCGCACCGGGCCGTTCCGCGCTAGTGGCAAAGGGCCTGCGGCGGATTGGCCTGTCAAATCGAGAGCGGCGATACTTCGATCTCCACGCAGTTCTCGATGTGAAGCATAGCCAGACCTGGAACCAGGAAGCGCTGCGACCACTCATATCCGAAGATGGCAACCGCGCAGCGGCGATCGCGGAAGGCGCGCTGATCCGGCTTTTGTGTGGCAAGATGTGCTTCGAGCGGTACCGCTTGAAACTTTGGGCAAACGGAACTGATCGCAGCCTTGCGGCCTGA
- a CDS encoding histidine phosphatase family protein: MSASHRWPSTLWLVRHGQSAGNVARDEAHAQGHARIALEHRDVDMPLSRLGEEQARALGHWFADGLEGQRPEVMLSSPYLRAVQSAELFREAGGCSADLRVCLDERLREKEFGILDGLTSAGIRELQPEQAHFRQVLGKFYHRPPGGESWVDVVFRLRALMDTVSLHYAGKRVMIVAHQVVVLCMRYVLENLSEAEILEIDALGDVANCSITQYNLEPADDRLSLQRYNVTAPLKREGTATTREPDLIAGARG, encoded by the coding sequence ATGTCAGCATCACACCGGTGGCCGAGCACCTTATGGCTGGTACGTCATGGCCAGAGCGCCGGTAATGTGGCGCGCGATGAAGCTCATGCCCAGGGACATGCCCGTATCGCGCTCGAGCATCGCGACGTAGATATGCCTTTATCGAGGCTAGGCGAAGAGCAGGCCCGCGCGCTGGGCCACTGGTTCGCGGACGGACTTGAAGGTCAGCGGCCGGAAGTGATGCTCTCCAGTCCCTATCTTCGCGCGGTCCAATCGGCTGAGCTTTTCCGCGAGGCGGGCGGATGTTCGGCGGACCTGCGCGTTTGCCTGGACGAGCGGCTCCGCGAGAAGGAGTTCGGTATCCTTGACGGATTGACGAGCGCCGGAATTCGCGAACTCCAGCCCGAGCAGGCTCATTTTCGGCAGGTTCTTGGAAAATTCTATCATCGCCCGCCGGGCGGCGAAAGCTGGGTGGATGTCGTTTTCCGCCTGCGCGCTTTGATGGATACAGTATCCTTGCACTATGCAGGCAAGCGCGTAATGATCGTTGCGCACCAGGTCGTGGTGTTATGCATGCGCTATGTCCTGGAGAATTTGTCCGAAGCGGAAATACTGGAGATCGACGCGCTTGGCGATGTCGCCAATTGCAGCATCACCCAGTACAACCTTGAGCCGGCGGATGATCGCCTCAGCCTGCAGCGATACAATGTCACGGCGCCTCTCAAGCGGGAAGGTACGGCAACAACGCGGGAACCAGACTTAATAGCCGGTGCGCGTGGCTGA
- a CDS encoding NAD(P)H-hydrate dehydratase — translation MGTAVPPALDRACLREHQLPEPTGEVDKNSRGRVTVIGGCLEVAGGVRLTAEAALRAGAGKVRIATVAPIAHMIGTLFPEAAIAALPASASGEIDAAASEITSLVEKCDAIVVGPAMSCRNHASRLVDTLLDVVTLDHRLVIDAAALMSLAQHADRMRRRMRPALLTPHPGEIAAMLGIDPKDIASDAASIAMLAARKFNAVVVLKGSCTTIADPSGTIYHFNGGTIGLATSGSGDVLAGIAGGLLARGCEPLAAALWAVWLHGEAGRRCAETIAPLGFLASDLLPLIPGLMHSAGQS, via the coding sequence ATGGGGACAGCCGTTCCTCCGGCGCTGGATCGCGCGTGTCTGCGAGAGCATCAGTTGCCGGAGCCCACGGGTGAGGTCGACAAGAACTCCCGAGGCAGGGTAACCGTCATTGGCGGGTGTCTCGAGGTGGCCGGGGGCGTGCGCCTCACGGCGGAGGCCGCCTTGCGTGCGGGCGCTGGCAAGGTAAGGATCGCGACTGTCGCGCCGATAGCTCATATGATCGGGACGCTTTTTCCAGAGGCGGCCATTGCAGCCCTGCCCGCCAGCGCGTCCGGGGAAATCGACGCTGCTGCGTCCGAAATCACATCGCTCGTAGAGAAGTGCGACGCAATCGTGGTCGGTCCAGCCATGTCGTGTCGTAATCACGCGTCACGTCTTGTCGATACGCTTCTGGACGTCGTCACGCTCGACCATCGCCTTGTGATCGATGCCGCGGCGCTCATGTCACTTGCGCAGCACGCGGACCGGATGAGGAGACGCATGCGTCCTGCCCTCTTGACCCCTCATCCCGGCGAGATCGCCGCAATGCTCGGGATTGACCCGAAAGATATTGCATCTGACGCCGCTTCGATCGCCATGTTGGCTGCCCGGAAGTTCAATGCCGTTGTGGTCCTCAAAGGTTCATGCACAACCATCGCAGATCCCTCAGGAACGATTTACCATTTCAATGGAGGTACGATCGGGCTTGCGACAAGCGGATCGGGCGACGTGCTCGCCGGCATCGCAGGAGGGTTGCTTGCCCGCGGTTGCGAGCCGTTAGCCGCAGCGCTGTGGGCGGTTTGGCTCCATGGCGAGGCCGGACGCCGGTGTGCCGAAACAATTGCGCCCCTCGGCTTCCTTGCCAGCGACCTGCTTCCGCTCATTCCCGGTCTGATGCATTCAGCGGGGCAATCCTGA
- a CDS encoding dienelactone hydrolase family protein codes for MCDPRSGQAGLLHAYSDGDVTLHGEIFPPVGAGNGRAALIVHEADGIGGNVRRHARILAELAYFAFAADMHGAGAVLEGEAIHDALKRFRAEPDRLRSRVQAALAALSDISGLEPEDMVGLGYCFGGFCVLELARSGVPVRAVASFHGLLNTSRPASRDTLKARIAVFTGGLDPLVPPDHIAAFQAEMPLAAADWQLGIYGRALHSFTNSTVDALGDPTMGYHAEADESSWAAMLRFFDISFKRSDRGDVDRRVA; via the coding sequence GTGTGCGATCCGCGCAGCGGCCAGGCCGGCCTACTCCACGCCTACAGCGACGGCGATGTCACACTTCATGGCGAAATTTTTCCTCCCGTCGGCGCAGGCAATGGCCGCGCAGCCCTGATCGTCCATGAAGCCGATGGCATCGGTGGGAATGTTCGGCGCCATGCCCGCATACTTGCAGAGCTGGCTTACTTCGCGTTTGCGGCGGACATGCACGGCGCGGGTGCGGTCCTGGAAGGTGAAGCGATCCACGACGCACTTAAGCGCTTCCGCGCCGAGCCCGACAGACTGCGCAGCCGAGTCCAAGCCGCGCTCGCTGCACTCAGCGACATTTCGGGACTGGAGCCTGAAGACATGGTTGGGCTGGGGTATTGCTTCGGTGGCTTTTGTGTCCTTGAGCTCGCTCGTAGCGGCGTGCCGGTTCGCGCGGTCGCAAGCTTTCACGGCCTGCTGAACACTTCTCGACCTGCGTCGCGCGACACGCTAAAAGCGCGGATCGCGGTGTTCACGGGAGGGCTCGATCCGCTTGTGCCGCCTGACCATATCGCGGCTTTTCAGGCGGAAATGCCCCTGGCAGCAGCAGACTGGCAGCTGGGTATCTATGGCCGTGCCCTCCATAGCTTTACTAACAGCACCGTCGATGCGCTTGGCGATCCGACAATGGGATATCACGCCGAAGCGGATGAGAGCTCATGGGCCGCGATGCTGCGGTTCTTCGACATTTCGTTCAAACGCTCCGATAGGGGTGACGTCGACCGAAGGGTGGCTTGA